Proteins from a single region of Macaca thibetana thibetana isolate TM-01 chromosome 4, ASM2454274v1, whole genome shotgun sequence:
- the LATS1 gene encoding serine/threonine-protein kinase LATS1 isoform X1 — MKRSEKPEGYRQMRPKTFPASNYTGSSRQMLQEIRESLRNLSKPSDAAKAEHNMNKMSTEDPRQVRNPPKFGTHHKALQEIRNSLLPFANETNSSRSTSEVNPQMLQDLQAAGFDEDMIIQALQKTNNRSIEAAIEFISKMSYQDARREQMAAAAARPINASMKPGNVQQSVNRKQSWKGSKESLVPQRHGPPLGESVAYHSESPNSQTDVGRPLSGSGITAFAQAHPSNGQRVNPPPPPQVRSVTPPPPPRGQTPPPRGTTPPPPSWEPNSQTKRYSGNMEYVISRISPVPPGAWQEGYPPPPLNTSPMNPSNQGQRGISSVPVGRQPIIMQSSSKFNFPSGRPGMQNGTGQTDFMIHQNVVPAGTVNRQPPPPYPLTATNGQSPSALQTGGSAAPSSYTNGNIPQSMMVPNRNSHNMELYNINVPGLQTNWPQSSSAPAQSSPSSGHEIPTWQPNIPVRSNSFNNPLGNRASHSANSQPSATTVTAITPAPIQQPVKSMRVLKPELQTALAPTHPSWIPQPIQTVQPSPFPEGTASNVTVMPPVAEAPNYQGPPPPYPKHLLHQNPSVPPYESISKPSKEDQPSLPKEDESEKSYENVDSGDKEKKQITTSPITVRKTKKDEERRESRIQSYSPQAFKFFMEQHVENVLKSHQQRLHRKKQLENEMMRVGLSQDAQDQMRKMLCQKESNYIRLKRAKMDKSMFVKIKTLGIGAFGEVCLARKVDTKALYATKTLRKKDVLLRNQVAHVKAERDILAEADNEWVVRLYYSFQDKDNLYFVMDYIPGGDMMSLLIRMGIFPENLARFYIAELTCAVESVHKMGFIHRDIKPDNILIDRDGHIKLTDFGLCTGFRWTHDSKYYQSGDHPRQDSMDFSNEWGDPSSCRCGDRLKPLERRAARQHQRCLAHSLVGTPNYIAPEVLLRTGYTQLCDWWSVGVILFEMLVGQPPFLAQTPLETQMKVINWQTSLHIPPQAKLSPEASDLIIKLCRGPEDRLGKNGADEIKAHPFFKTIDFSSDLRQQSASYIPKITHPTDTSNFDPVDPDKLWSDDNEEENVNDTLNGWYKNGKHPEHAFYEFTFRRFFDDNGYPYNYPKPIEYEYINSQGSEQQSDEDDQNTGSEIKNRDLVYV, encoded by the exons ATGAAGAGGAGTGAAAAGCCAGAAGGATATAGACAAATGAGGCCTAAGACCTTTCCTGCCAGTAACTATACTGGCAGTAGCCGGCAAATGTTGCAAGAAATTCGGGAATCCCTTAGGAATTTATCTAAACCATCTGATGCTGCTAAGGCTGAACATAACATGAATAAAATGTCAACTGAAGATCCTCGACAAGTCAGAAATCCACCCAAATTTGGGACGCATCATAAAGCTTTGCAGGAAATTCGAAACTCTCTGCTTCCATTTGCAAATGAAACAAATTCTTCTCGTAGTACTTCAGAAGTTAATCCACAGATGCTTCAAGACTTGCAAGCTGCTGGATTTGATGAG GATATGATTATACAAGCTCTTCAGAAAACTAACAACAGAAGTATAGAAGCAGCAATTGAATTCATTAGTAAAATGAGTTACCAAGATGCTCGACGAGAGCAGATGGCTGCAGCAGCTGCCAGACCTATTAATGCCAGCATGAAACCAG GGAATGTGCAACAATCAGTTAACCGCAAACAGAGCTGGAAAGGTTCTAAAGAATCCTTAGTTCCTCAGAGGCATGGCCCACCACTAGGAGAAAGTGTGGCCTATCATTCTGAGAGTCCCAACTCACAGACAGATGTAGGAAGACCTTTGTCTGGATCTGGTATAACAGCATTTGCTCAAGCTCACCCCAGCAATGGACAGAGAGTGaaccccccacctccacctcaagTAAGGAGTGTTACTCCTCCACCACCTCCAAGAGGCCAGACTCCCCCTCCAAGAGGTACAACTCCACCTCCCCCTTCATGGGAACCAAACTCTCAAACAAAACGCTATTCTGGAAACATGGAATACGTAATCTCCCGAATCTCTCCTGTCCCACCTGGGGCATGGCAAGAGGGCTATCCTCCACCACCTCTCAATACTTCCCCCATGAATCCTTCTAATCAGGGACAGAGAGGCATTAGTTCTGTTCCTGTTGGCAGACAACCAATCATCATGCAGAGTTCTAGCAAATTTAACTTTCCATCAGGGAGACCTGGAATGCAGAATGGTACTGGACAAACTGATTTCATGATACACCAAAATGTTGTCCCTGCTGGCACTGTGAATCggcagccaccaccaccataTCCTCTGACCGCAACTAATGGTCAAAGCCCTTCTGCTTTACAAACAGGGGGATCTGCTGCTCCTTCGTCATATACAAATGGAAATATTCCTCAGTCTATGATGGTGCCAAACAGAAATAGTCATAACATGGAACTGTATAACATTAATGTACCTGGACTGCAAACAAATTGGCCTCAGTCATCTTCTGCCCCAGCCCAGTCATCCCCGAGCAGTGGGCATGAAATCCCTACATGGCAACCTAACATACCAGTGAGGTCAAATTCTTTTAATAACCCATTAGGAAATAGAGCAAGTCACTCTGCTAATTCTCAGCCTTCCGCTACAACAGTCACTGCAATTACACCAGCTCCTATTCAACAGCCTGTGAAAAGCATGCGTGTATTAAAACCAGAGCTACAGACTGCTTTAGCACCTACACACCCTTCTTGGATACCACAGCCAATTCAAACTGTTCAACCCAGTCCTTTTCCTGAGGGAACCGCTTCAAATGTGACTGTGATGCCACCTGTTGCTGAAGCTCCAAACTATCAAGGACCACCACCACCCTACCCAAAACATCTGCTGCACCAAAACCCATCTGTTCCTCCATATGAATCAATCAGTAAGCCTAGCAAAGAGGATCAGCCAAGCTTGCCCAAGGAAGATGAGAGTGAAAAGAGTTATgaaaatgttgatagtggggataaagaaaagaaacagattacAACTTCACCCATTACTGTTAGGAAAACCAAGAAAGATGAAGAGCGAAGGGAATCTCGTATTCAAAGTTATTCTCCTCAAGCATTTAAATTCTTTATGGAGCAACATGTAGAAAATGTACTCAAATCTCATCAGCAGCGTCTACATCGTAAAAAACAATTAGAGAATGAAATGATGCGg GTTGGATTATCTCAAGATGCCCAGGATCAAATGAGAAAGATGCTTTGCCAAAAAGAATCTAATTACATCCGTCTTAAAAGGGCTAAAATGGACAAGTCTATGTTTGTGAAGATAAAGACACTAGGAATAGGAGCATTTGGTGAAGTCTGCCTAGCAAGAAAAGTAGATACTAAGGCTTTGTATGCAACAAAAACTCTCCGAAAGAAAGATGTTCTTCTTCGAAATCAAGTTGCTCATGTTAAAGCTGAGAGAGATATCCTGGCTGAAGCTGACAATGAATGGGTAGTTCGTCTGTATTATTCATTCCAAGATAAGGACAATTTATACTTTGTAATGGACTACATTCCTGGGGGTGATATGATGAGCCTATTAATTAGAATGGGCATCTTTCCAGAAAATCTGGCACGATTCTACATAGCAGAACTTACCTGTGCAGTTGAAAGTGTTCATAAAATGGGTTTTATTCATAGAGATATTAAACCTGATAATATTTTGATTGATCGTGATGGTCATATTAAATTGACTGACTTTGGCCTCTGCACTGGCTTCAGATGGACACACGATTCTAAGTACTATCAGAGTG GTGACCATCCACGGCAAGATAGCATGGATTTCAGTAATGAATGGGGGGATCCCTCAAGCTGTCGATGTGGAGACAGATTGAAGCCATTAGAGCGGAGAGCTGCACGCCAGCACCAGCGATGTTTAGCACATTCTTTGGTTGGGACTCCCAATTATATTGCACCTGAAGTATTGCTACGAACAG GATACACACAGTTGTGTGATTGGTGGAGTGTTGGTGttattctttttgaaatgttGGTGGGACAACCTCCTTTCTTGGCACAAACACCATTAGAAACACAAATGAAG gttATCAACTGGCAAACATCTCTTCACATTCCACCACAAGCTAAACTCAGTCCTGAAGCTTCTGATCTTATTATTAAACTTTGCCGAGGACCCGAAGATCGCTTAGGCAAGAATGGTGCTGATGAAATAAAAGCgcatccattttttaaaacaattgattTCTCCAGTGACCTGAGACAGCAGTCTGCTTCATACATTCCTAAAATCACACACCCAACAGATACATCAAATTTTGATCCTGTTGATCCTGATAAGTTATGGAGTGACGATAACgaggaagaaaatgtaaatgacaCTCTCAATGGATGGTATAAAAATGGGAAGCATCCTGAACATGCATTCTATGAATTTACCTTCCGAAGGTTTTTTGATGACAATGGCTACCCATATAATTATCCAAAGCCTATTGAATATGAATACATTAATTCACAAGGCTCAGAGCAGCAGTCGGATGAAGATGATCAAAACACAGGCTCAGAGATTAAAAATCGCGATCTAGTATATGTTTAA
- the LATS1 gene encoding serine/threonine-protein kinase LATS1 isoform X2: MIIQALQKTNNRSIEAAIEFISKMSYQDARREQMAAAAARPINASMKPGNVQQSVNRKQSWKGSKESLVPQRHGPPLGESVAYHSESPNSQTDVGRPLSGSGITAFAQAHPSNGQRVNPPPPPQVRSVTPPPPPRGQTPPPRGTTPPPPSWEPNSQTKRYSGNMEYVISRISPVPPGAWQEGYPPPPLNTSPMNPSNQGQRGISSVPVGRQPIIMQSSSKFNFPSGRPGMQNGTGQTDFMIHQNVVPAGTVNRQPPPPYPLTATNGQSPSALQTGGSAAPSSYTNGNIPQSMMVPNRNSHNMELYNINVPGLQTNWPQSSSAPAQSSPSSGHEIPTWQPNIPVRSNSFNNPLGNRASHSANSQPSATTVTAITPAPIQQPVKSMRVLKPELQTALAPTHPSWIPQPIQTVQPSPFPEGTASNVTVMPPVAEAPNYQGPPPPYPKHLLHQNPSVPPYESISKPSKEDQPSLPKEDESEKSYENVDSGDKEKKQITTSPITVRKTKKDEERRESRIQSYSPQAFKFFMEQHVENVLKSHQQRLHRKKQLENEMMRVGLSQDAQDQMRKMLCQKESNYIRLKRAKMDKSMFVKIKTLGIGAFGEVCLARKVDTKALYATKTLRKKDVLLRNQVAHVKAERDILAEADNEWVVRLYYSFQDKDNLYFVMDYIPGGDMMSLLIRMGIFPENLARFYIAELTCAVESVHKMGFIHRDIKPDNILIDRDGHIKLTDFGLCTGFRWTHDSKYYQSGDHPRQDSMDFSNEWGDPSSCRCGDRLKPLERRAARQHQRCLAHSLVGTPNYIAPEVLLRTGYTQLCDWWSVGVILFEMLVGQPPFLAQTPLETQMKVINWQTSLHIPPQAKLSPEASDLIIKLCRGPEDRLGKNGADEIKAHPFFKTIDFSSDLRQQSASYIPKITHPTDTSNFDPVDPDKLWSDDNEEENVNDTLNGWYKNGKHPEHAFYEFTFRRFFDDNGYPYNYPKPIEYEYINSQGSEQQSDEDDQNTGSEIKNRDLVYV, translated from the exons ATGATTATACAAGCTCTTCAGAAAACTAACAACAGAAGTATAGAAGCAGCAATTGAATTCATTAGTAAAATGAGTTACCAAGATGCTCGACGAGAGCAGATGGCTGCAGCAGCTGCCAGACCTATTAATGCCAGCATGAAACCAG GGAATGTGCAACAATCAGTTAACCGCAAACAGAGCTGGAAAGGTTCTAAAGAATCCTTAGTTCCTCAGAGGCATGGCCCACCACTAGGAGAAAGTGTGGCCTATCATTCTGAGAGTCCCAACTCACAGACAGATGTAGGAAGACCTTTGTCTGGATCTGGTATAACAGCATTTGCTCAAGCTCACCCCAGCAATGGACAGAGAGTGaaccccccacctccacctcaagTAAGGAGTGTTACTCCTCCACCACCTCCAAGAGGCCAGACTCCCCCTCCAAGAGGTACAACTCCACCTCCCCCTTCATGGGAACCAAACTCTCAAACAAAACGCTATTCTGGAAACATGGAATACGTAATCTCCCGAATCTCTCCTGTCCCACCTGGGGCATGGCAAGAGGGCTATCCTCCACCACCTCTCAATACTTCCCCCATGAATCCTTCTAATCAGGGACAGAGAGGCATTAGTTCTGTTCCTGTTGGCAGACAACCAATCATCATGCAGAGTTCTAGCAAATTTAACTTTCCATCAGGGAGACCTGGAATGCAGAATGGTACTGGACAAACTGATTTCATGATACACCAAAATGTTGTCCCTGCTGGCACTGTGAATCggcagccaccaccaccataTCCTCTGACCGCAACTAATGGTCAAAGCCCTTCTGCTTTACAAACAGGGGGATCTGCTGCTCCTTCGTCATATACAAATGGAAATATTCCTCAGTCTATGATGGTGCCAAACAGAAATAGTCATAACATGGAACTGTATAACATTAATGTACCTGGACTGCAAACAAATTGGCCTCAGTCATCTTCTGCCCCAGCCCAGTCATCCCCGAGCAGTGGGCATGAAATCCCTACATGGCAACCTAACATACCAGTGAGGTCAAATTCTTTTAATAACCCATTAGGAAATAGAGCAAGTCACTCTGCTAATTCTCAGCCTTCCGCTACAACAGTCACTGCAATTACACCAGCTCCTATTCAACAGCCTGTGAAAAGCATGCGTGTATTAAAACCAGAGCTACAGACTGCTTTAGCACCTACACACCCTTCTTGGATACCACAGCCAATTCAAACTGTTCAACCCAGTCCTTTTCCTGAGGGAACCGCTTCAAATGTGACTGTGATGCCACCTGTTGCTGAAGCTCCAAACTATCAAGGACCACCACCACCCTACCCAAAACATCTGCTGCACCAAAACCCATCTGTTCCTCCATATGAATCAATCAGTAAGCCTAGCAAAGAGGATCAGCCAAGCTTGCCCAAGGAAGATGAGAGTGAAAAGAGTTATgaaaatgttgatagtggggataaagaaaagaaacagattacAACTTCACCCATTACTGTTAGGAAAACCAAGAAAGATGAAGAGCGAAGGGAATCTCGTATTCAAAGTTATTCTCCTCAAGCATTTAAATTCTTTATGGAGCAACATGTAGAAAATGTACTCAAATCTCATCAGCAGCGTCTACATCGTAAAAAACAATTAGAGAATGAAATGATGCGg GTTGGATTATCTCAAGATGCCCAGGATCAAATGAGAAAGATGCTTTGCCAAAAAGAATCTAATTACATCCGTCTTAAAAGGGCTAAAATGGACAAGTCTATGTTTGTGAAGATAAAGACACTAGGAATAGGAGCATTTGGTGAAGTCTGCCTAGCAAGAAAAGTAGATACTAAGGCTTTGTATGCAACAAAAACTCTCCGAAAGAAAGATGTTCTTCTTCGAAATCAAGTTGCTCATGTTAAAGCTGAGAGAGATATCCTGGCTGAAGCTGACAATGAATGGGTAGTTCGTCTGTATTATTCATTCCAAGATAAGGACAATTTATACTTTGTAATGGACTACATTCCTGGGGGTGATATGATGAGCCTATTAATTAGAATGGGCATCTTTCCAGAAAATCTGGCACGATTCTACATAGCAGAACTTACCTGTGCAGTTGAAAGTGTTCATAAAATGGGTTTTATTCATAGAGATATTAAACCTGATAATATTTTGATTGATCGTGATGGTCATATTAAATTGACTGACTTTGGCCTCTGCACTGGCTTCAGATGGACACACGATTCTAAGTACTATCAGAGTG GTGACCATCCACGGCAAGATAGCATGGATTTCAGTAATGAATGGGGGGATCCCTCAAGCTGTCGATGTGGAGACAGATTGAAGCCATTAGAGCGGAGAGCTGCACGCCAGCACCAGCGATGTTTAGCACATTCTTTGGTTGGGACTCCCAATTATATTGCACCTGAAGTATTGCTACGAACAG GATACACACAGTTGTGTGATTGGTGGAGTGTTGGTGttattctttttgaaatgttGGTGGGACAACCTCCTTTCTTGGCACAAACACCATTAGAAACACAAATGAAG gttATCAACTGGCAAACATCTCTTCACATTCCACCACAAGCTAAACTCAGTCCTGAAGCTTCTGATCTTATTATTAAACTTTGCCGAGGACCCGAAGATCGCTTAGGCAAGAATGGTGCTGATGAAATAAAAGCgcatccattttttaaaacaattgattTCTCCAGTGACCTGAGACAGCAGTCTGCTTCATACATTCCTAAAATCACACACCCAACAGATACATCAAATTTTGATCCTGTTGATCCTGATAAGTTATGGAGTGACGATAACgaggaagaaaatgtaaatgacaCTCTCAATGGATGGTATAAAAATGGGAAGCATCCTGAACATGCATTCTATGAATTTACCTTCCGAAGGTTTTTTGATGACAATGGCTACCCATATAATTATCCAAAGCCTATTGAATATGAATACATTAATTCACAAGGCTCAGAGCAGCAGTCGGATGAAGATGATCAAAACACAGGCTCAGAGATTAAAAATCGCGATCTAGTATATGTTTAA